The following proteins are co-located in the Pseudomonas antarctica genome:
- a CDS encoding IS3 family transposase yields MRYAFVARERTHFPVRLLCRVMEVSVSGFHGYLKRQERPDPDAVIRLEIRAIHHASRGTYGRPRMVKALHSRSYAIGHKRVARLMREEMLRGKIKARFKHSTDNRYIQPISDNVLKRRFSVTSPTPAWVGDITYISTRQGWLYLAVVLSIQTRQVLGYSLSERMPEGLVQQAFLNAWTKTPVDQGVIFHSDRGRQGGFNRSSQHLDRGVYGTTCRMDAKIDGPGSDAFSRCTLTS; encoded by the coding sequence CTGAGATACGCCTTTGTCGCCCGTGAACGGACTCACTTTCCGGTCAGGCTGTTATGTCGAGTGATGGAGGTCTCGGTGTCGGGCTTTCACGGCTATTTGAAGCGCCAGGAGCGCCCTGATCCAGATGCGGTGATTCGCCTGGAAATTCGTGCGATTCATCATGCCAGTCGCGGCACTTATGGGCGTCCACGCATGGTTAAGGCGCTTCATAGCCGGTCATATGCGATTGGTCACAAGCGAGTAGCCCGGCTGATGCGAGAAGAAATGTTGCGAGGGAAGATCAAGGCTCGGTTCAAACACTCGACGGATAACCGGTATATCCAACCAATTTCTGACAACGTATTGAAAAGACGCTTTTCTGTGACAAGCCCAACACCCGCATGGGTGGGAGATATCACCTATATTTCGACGCGTCAGGGGTGGTTGTACTTGGCTGTGGTGCTCAGCATCCAGACGCGTCAGGTACTCGGTTATAGCCTATCGGAGCGTATGCCTGAGGGTTTGGTACAGCAGGCATTCCTGAATGCCTGGACGAAAACGCCGGTTGATCAAGGTGTGATTTTTCACTCCGATCGAGGCCGGCAGGGCGGATTCAACCGGTCGTCGCAACACCTTGATCGAGGTGTTTATGGGACGACCTGCAGGATGGATGCAAAAATTGACGGGCCGGGGAGCGATGCGTTCTCCAGGTGCACCCTCACTTCGTAA
- a CDS encoding transposase — protein sequence MSQQTRRSYTDDFKAQAVTLAESIGRGEAARQLDISVKTLGNWLDAARNGRPLSSPARHPVSDLESELARLRAENATLKMEREILKKATAFFARESN from the coding sequence ATGTCACAGCAAACCCGCCGCAGTTACACCGACGACTTCAAAGCCCAAGCAGTGACACTTGCTGAAAGCATTGGTCGAGGAGAAGCTGCGCGACAGTTGGATATCTCGGTCAAAACCCTAGGGAATTGGCTGGACGCCGCACGCAACGGGCGTCCTCTCAGTTCTCCCGCTCGGCACCCGGTCTCTGACTTGGAAAGCGAACTGGCCCGGCTTCGAGCTGAAAATGCCACGCTCAAAATGGAGCGAGAAATCCTAAAAAAAGCGACGGCGTTCTTTGCCAGAGAGTCCAACTGA
- a CDS encoding integrase core domain-containing protein translates to MIMERGFVQSMSRKGNCWDNAVAESFFATLKKEEATGVYPSKAQAHASIASYIHGFYNPTRLHSALGYSSPNDYAKQLKQTA, encoded by the coding sequence ATGATCATGGAAAGAGGCTTCGTACAAAGCATGAGTCGCAAGGGTAACTGCTGGGATAACGCCGTAGCAGAGAGCTTTTTTGCCACACTTAAAAAGGAGGAAGCCACCGGTGTGTATCCCAGCAAAGCACAGGCTCACGCATCTATCGCGAGCTACATCCATGGTTTTTACAACCCGACACGGCTGCACTCGGCGCTGGGATACAGCTCACCTAATGACTACGCAAAGCAACTGAAGCAGACTGCATAA
- a CDS encoding IS30 family transposase encodes MQKLTGRGAMRSPGAPSLRNEIERLFWLQIATGITSEKAAHAVGVSTAVGTRWFRHRGGMPLFMSNHISGRYLSFAEREEIGLLRAQSVGVREIARRLGRSPSTISRELTRNAATRCGRLEYRASVAQWKAELVAKRPKPAKLVTNPRLHQYVRDRLEGKVQDADGREISGPRQAPFKGRNKPHRSDRKWVNGWSPEQIANRLQIDFPDDESMRISHEAIYQALYIQGRGALKRELVSCLRSGRALRVPRARSQAKVWAHVSEDVMISSRPAEVEDRAVPGHWEGDLIIGLNRSAIGTLVERSTRFTMLVHLPREKGYGLIPRTKNGPALAGYGAVSMANALKKTVTDLPIELWRSLTWDRGKELSDHARFTIESGVKVFFADPHSPWQRGTNENTNGLLRQYFPKGTDLSRWSAQEIQAVAHVLNTRPRKTLGWKTPAEALNEYLKSVQQSSVATTG; translated from the coding sequence ATGCAAAAATTGACGGGCCGGGGAGCGATGCGTTCTCCAGGTGCACCCTCACTTCGTAATGAGATCGAACGGCTATTTTGGCTGCAGATTGCAACAGGCATCACAAGCGAAAAGGCAGCACATGCCGTTGGCGTATCAACCGCGGTAGGTACACGCTGGTTCCGTCATCGAGGCGGGATGCCATTATTCATGTCGAATCACATATCAGGACGATACTTATCGTTTGCAGAGAGAGAAGAGATTGGGCTGCTTCGAGCGCAAAGTGTTGGCGTTCGTGAGATCGCTCGTCGCCTTGGACGAAGCCCATCGACAATTTCACGGGAGCTGACACGAAATGCTGCTACCCGTTGCGGTCGGCTTGAATATCGAGCGTCAGTAGCGCAATGGAAGGCAGAACTGGTGGCCAAGAGGCCGAAACCAGCAAAACTGGTCACTAACCCGCGACTGCACCAGTACGTACGCGACCGCCTTGAGGGCAAGGTTCAAGACGCCGATGGTCGTGAGATTTCTGGGCCTCGGCAAGCACCCTTCAAAGGCCGAAATAAACCGCATCGCAGTGACCGTAAATGGGTCAATGGCTGGTCGCCTGAACAAATTGCCAACCGGCTCCAGATCGATTTTCCGGATGATGAATCCATGCGCATCTCTCATGAAGCCATATATCAGGCGCTCTACATTCAGGGTCGAGGAGCTCTCAAGCGCGAACTGGTGAGTTGCCTGCGCTCAGGACGAGCGTTACGCGTACCGAGAGCCCGATCGCAGGCCAAAGTGTGGGCACACGTCAGCGAGGACGTGATGATCTCCAGTCGTCCTGCTGAGGTAGAAGATCGGGCTGTACCCGGGCATTGGGAGGGCGACCTGATCATCGGTCTGAACCGTTCTGCGATTGGAACTCTGGTCGAGCGCTCAACTCGATTTACCATGCTCGTCCATCTGCCTCGCGAGAAAGGTTATGGGCTAATCCCCCGCACGAAGAACGGCCCGGCGCTGGCTGGCTATGGGGCTGTTAGTATGGCCAACGCATTGAAGAAGACGGTGACTGATCTTCCCATCGAGCTGTGGCGATCCTTGACCTGGGATCGTGGAAAGGAGTTGTCGGATCACGCTCGGTTTACCATCGAGTCCGGAGTAAAGGTTTTCTTTGCTGATCCACATAGTCCATGGCAGCGCGGCACAAACGAAAATACGAACGGCCTTCTACGGCAATACTTCCCGAAAGGGACTGACCTCTCTCGTTGGAGTGCCCAAGAAATACAGGCGGTAGCTCACGTACTCAATACTAGACCTCGAAAAACACTAGGCTGGAAAACACCTGCCGAAGCACTGAATGAGTATTTAAAGTCTGTACAACAATCCAGTGTTGCGACGACCGGTTGA